The genomic region TGCTTGTTCTTcctccttgctttctctttcAAAGTGCTCATGAACTTAGCCAAAGATCTGGGACTGGAAACCCCATATTTAGTACCGTCCTCTCCTGTCTGGGAGtgggaatgaaagagagaaataaatagagacagaggaagacataaaaaaagagagaaatgtaTTGAAGTAAATGAACATACTGGTAAAATTCCACATTCAAATGGGGTCTTTAGCTGTGAGACTCACCTTCAACTGTGACCCCACCTCGTCGTTGgaaagaggagatgaaggagcaGGGTAGAAAattgaggaggagaagaaaccattagagcgagaggaaggggagtaggcagagagggatggagagagggaggaggaagaaggagcgggggaggaggaaacTGGAGGTGATGATGGGATGACGGAGGAATGAGCAGCGGATTTGAATATGCCAAATCGTGGTATCTTGAAGATGTCTGGAAGAGcgaaagagtgagagatagacaaAGAGATGATTAGAGAGAAAACAGATCGAGAGATTCGTTTATTCTGGCGTCAAATGGAAACAacagtgtctgtgtttccatggTTTCACCTCCTCTGGGCTTCTTTCGTGGGCGTcggctcttcctcttcctgctcaggTAGATTCTGTGTTTCTGGGGGGAGCTGTCCAGAACCCCAAGAGactgagaaggggggagagggagaaagagagagaacggagaGAAACAAAAAAGCTTATGTTAAGTGTAAATACCCGGACACCATTTGACATTTCTCCAGtacacacatatgtgatcgttcgaattcGGGTCCCACAGCGTAACGTCGCATATATGTGATTCAAACATTCCaattgaatattttccgatggacaaaaactatgcgacaaacgctttagtatggcttcaaaatgtactaatgacaaggctaacaagtaacactagcatggtagtagcattgctacgagtattatgctaggtaacTTATCCCGGAAGCTaaatctagctagctaccgtttcggaaaaacaACTTACgctgtggggaccgtcggaaatatttaaaactcacgcatctaaagttaACAAACCTTCACACAGGACAGGTCTATGTTGTCATAGATGTCCTCGGTCTTGAGCTTGGTTAAAGGCCCCTTTTGCTGTTTAGCGCCATTGGCCAGCACAGCCTTTGGTATGATTCCAATGTCCCTGCCTCTCCACTCATTGTTTAATTCCTCTTGTGCAGCATCCCGTTGCTTGTCCACCAGCGCGCCCTCTTCATAATGGCACATGATCTCGTAATCTGGCAGGTCCATAGTGCTGCTATGGTTACCCTCATCTGAGTGGTCAGATATGATCAGGGGTGGCACTGGTCCAGACTCTGGTTGGTCACCGCCACATAGAGGTTGTGTCTCCACCTCTGATTGGCCGGTAAattgggaagaggaggggttgCTGTTGACCAACAGGTAGGATGACCACTCATCTCCAGTGAAGATCTCTTCAACCAGGCTGGTGGGGTTGTAGAACAGCCTGAATGAGTTTAAGGAGCTGAGAGAACTAAGAGACAGAGGGtgggttttaacacaggggtcAATCCTCCTAGGGCAGAGTTTTAGTACTGAACAGGAGCCTCCTTCACATGTTAGTTAGTTAATAGTTGTTGCTATTATCATTACAGACATTTGACTGTTGAATGGTGACCAGACAACAAGCCTCCTACTCTTAGCTAAGTAAGAGACAAAGATGTAAATCTGCGCCCTCGTGTGGACAGGAATTTGGCCTATTTGGTGACCTAGATTTCAATTTTGGCCATTGggattgttcttttttttcttcttcaataCAGAAATCTGACATTGGATGGTCAGACACGCATCTGACACCTAAACACTAAACAGAATGCAACATTACTTCCATGAAATTATATTATTTGTAAAAGTACTCAATAACGATAACAATAACATAATGACATCCTGCTTGGATGGTGGCATGGGGGTGTGTTAAGGActcaaggaagaggaggaagaaggaacatttctacctgtccctctctcgctcccttttACTCCTTCTCTCAACCTTTGCTCTCTTTAATTCAAGGTATTTTTAGCATATCAGAACACAGTCTTTAGAACGGAACACAATGTAAAATGTCTCTCACCCCCGGTGGCACACAGCTTGTCCTTGGCCCCTTTCATCCTCAAGCTCACCCACTGGTGACTGGTCCGTTTCCTCtgcactcttcctctcttcgtcctcctcctcttccatctgcCTGAGAGCTGTGTGGGTTCCAGAACCCTGGTCCCCTGAAGCGGACAACATATCTCTGGGTTGTTTTACTGACTCCGCCCCTGGAGGAGCCAGATGGAGGGCTTGGAGGGAGCACCTGGCTTCTACGACAGACCCAGCAAAGGCCTCCATGTCTGGACCTTCCTTGGTCCCCACCACTGGTTCCTGGAGCATGGGGTTGGGTCTGTTCCTACGAGGAGGTTTGGGGATGGGGGCCGGTGTCATTGTAGCCTCCACTGAGACATCCACCCCAGCCATCTCTTGAGCTCTGtagactccctccatctcctgctccatcaGTTGGGGAGGTTCCTGTATTGGGATGCCCCCAGTTCCCCGAAAATAACCCCCTTGCTTCTCCTGAGGGGCACATCCTagcggggggcagggctgggggcaggggggcgtcTGTTGAGACTTATGGATGACGGTTGCATACATGGCAGATGTATCCACTGCTAACGAAGCCTGAACTCCAGGCCCTGGAGGCCCCAGGACTAAGCCTGGGCTTTCTTTTGAGTCTCCTCCCAGCACAGGAGCATGTTGCTTGGGGAGAAGGGTCGGAGGTTTGGGCTTTCTTttgggagggacggggggagggatgCATGGACGTTCCaggccaggaggagcaggaggaattgGTTTCCTGTCCCATCTGGGAATCACAGCAGGAGAAGAACTAGAGTCCTCAGAGACAACAGGCTTCTGTGATGGATCGGGACTTCCTGAATCTCCTGCTGCATCCTTGAGTCGATGAccttcctcatcatcatcatcatcgtttgTTTGAATGCAAACTTCTTTGAATATAACAGCCTCCGTTTCTTGGCTGTGAAGCGACACACTCGCATGTCCGCCAGCGGCAGCAGTGTCTGTGAGACATCGTTGGGTGTGTGAGCTCTGACAAGTGCGTGGTTGTGTCTCtggttgtgtgttgtttgtgcaaGTGTTTGGATGCgggttcaggtgtgtgtctgtttgaatgCAGGAGAGTGCGTCTATGTTTATGTTTGAGtcggtgtgcgtgtctgtgtcggAGGGTGTGTTGGAGTGCGTGtcagtgtgcgtgtctgtgtcggAGGGTGTGTTGGAGTGCGTGtccgtgtgcgtgtctgtgttggtgtgtacgtctgtgtgtgtgtcttggtctgTGTCCTCAGTGCTGAGGTCTTGCGGCAAGGACCTGCCCTCTAAAAGAGACatctggagagagatagatagaaagagagatagagatatagaaagagagagagtaaggggcGCAGTgataagagagacaaagagagatatagagacatTGTTGCATATGAAAGCTCACATCAATTGTACATACAAATCATATGGTGTCAGACACCCTATCATCAACTATAGTTACAAATCTGATTAGTAAACTTAGAACTTATTCTTACGATACGTCaattccctcctccttctctcctttctttcattTATTCTTCAACCTTCaaccaagggagtcaggtggctgagcagttagggaattgggctagtaatccaaaggttgctggttcgattcctggctgtgaaaaatgacgttgtgtccttgggcaaggcacttcaccctacttgccttggggagaatgtccctgtacttactgtaagtcgctctggataagagcctctgctaaatgactaaatgtaatgtaaatgtaaacctaaGACCACTTCCTTTCATCCTCTCAGACTCCGTCCAacaacaagctcttctcctctttgtctTTCACCTCGAACATAGCTTGcacttttcttcctcctctctccctccctctcagataTTTTCACCATGCTCCAACCAGAACTTGCTCTTCCTCATTTCCAGCCAAAAttagacacagacaaacatgaaAGTCTTCAAATTGAATGCATTTATAACATCATCAGCAACGAAGTAAACTTCACGAAACAAACGTCTGATCCTGAGATTGTATTTTGTTTGCTGTTGGTAGAATAGATTTGACTTCCTGTAAGTAGAAGAGA from Osmerus mordax isolate fOsmMor3 chromosome 14, fOsmMor3.pri, whole genome shotgun sequence harbors:
- the si:dkey-9i23.6 gene encoding WW domain-binding protein 11; amino-acid sequence: MSLLEGRSLPQDLSTEDTDQDTHTDVHTNTDTHTDTHSNTPSDTDTHTDTHSNTPSDTDTHTDSNINIDALSCIQTDTHLNPHPNTCTNNTQPETQPRTCQSSHTQRCLTDTAAAGGHASVSLHSQETEAVIFKEVCIQTNDDDDDEEGHRLKDAAGDSGSPDPSQKPVVSEDSSSSPAVIPRWDRKPIPPAPPGLERPCIPPPVPPKRKPKPPTLLPKQHAPVLGGDSKESPGLVLGPPGPGVQASLAVDTSAMYATVIHKSQQTPPCPQPCPPLGCAPQEKQGGYFRGTGGIPIQEPPQLMEQEMEGVYRAQEMAGVDVSVEATMTPAPIPKPPRRNRPNPMLQEPVVGTKEGPDMEAFAGSVVEARCSLQALHLAPPGAESVKQPRDMLSASGDQGSGTHTALRQMEEEEDQSPVGELEDERGQGQAVCHRGSLSSLNSFRLFYNPTSLVEEIFTGDEWSSYLLVNSNPSSSQFTGQSEVETQPLCGGDQPESGPVPPLIISDHSDEGNHSSTMDLPDYEIMCHYEEGALVDKQRDAAQEELNNEWRGRDIGIIPKAVLANGAKQQKGPLTKLKTEDIYDNIDLSCVKSLGVLDSSPQKHRIYLSRKRKSRRPRKKPRGDIFKIPRFGIFKSAAHSSVIPSSPPVSSSPAPSSSSLSPSLSAYSPSSRSNGFFSSSIFYPAPSSPLSNDEVGSQLKTGEDGTKYGVSSPRSLAKFMSTLKEKARRKNKQ